From a single Sporosarcina oncorhynchi genomic region:
- a CDS encoding peptide-methionine (S)-S-oxide reductase, protein MEVVYLAGGCLWGVQAFIKTLPGVMLTEAGRANGTSHTLSGEYDGYAECVKTGFDPTVVTVQELMGYLFEIIDPYSMNKQGQDVGEKYRTGVYSENPGHLKVAKEFIGEREDYDRIVVEVLPLTNYVRSAEEHQDRLARCPNDYCHIPEELLTKYK, encoded by the coding sequence ATGGAAGTAGTCTATTTGGCAGGCGGATGTTTATGGGGAGTACAAGCTTTTATAAAAACATTACCTGGCGTGATGTTAACAGAGGCAGGAAGAGCGAATGGAACGAGTCATACACTTAGTGGTGAGTATGATGGGTATGCCGAATGTGTGAAAACAGGATTTGATCCTACAGTGGTAACGGTTCAGGAGTTAATGGGGTATTTATTTGAAATTATAGATCCATACAGTATGAATAAACAAGGACAGGATGTAGGCGAGAAGTATAGAACAGGAGTATATAGTGAAAATCCTGGGCACTTAAAAGTGGCGAAGGAATTTATTGGTGAGAGAGAGGATTATGACCGTATTGTTGTTGAAGTATTGCCGCTTACAAATTATGTGAGAAGTGCAGAAGAACATCAAGATCGGTTAGCTAGGTGTCCAAATGATTATTGTCACATTCCTGAAGAATTATTAACTAAATATAAGTAA
- a CDS encoding GrpB family protein yields MRKVEVTPYSVKWKSDFEKEAQKLQIIYGSELYAIHHIGSTSVQGLSAKPIIDIMPVVKDVSLVDAYDEEMAGIGYEALGEFGISGRRYFRKGGNERTHHIHLFEEGSPHIERHLAFRDFLREHPDYATAYGELKEGLAKEFPNDMEAYIAGKADFIKEVEKIALEWYRKL; encoded by the coding sequence ATACGAAAAGTTGAAGTAACACCCTACTCAGTAAAATGGAAGTCTGATTTTGAAAAAGAGGCGCAAAAATTGCAGATAATCTACGGCTCTGAATTATACGCTATTCACCACATCGGAAGCACATCAGTGCAAGGACTATCCGCAAAACCAATCATCGATATAATGCCTGTTGTGAAAGATGTATCATTAGTCGACGCGTACGACGAAGAGATGGCGGGCATTGGTTATGAAGCACTTGGGGAATTCGGGATTTCAGGTCGGCGGTATTTCCGCAAAGGCGGCAATGAGCGGACGCATCATATCCATCTATTTGAGGAAGGGTCTCCTCATATTGAAAGGCATTTGGCATTCCGAGATTTCTTACGGGAGCATCCGGATTACGCGACAGCATATGGCGAGTTGAAAGAAGGATTGGCGAAGGAATTCCCGAACGATATGGAAGCCTATATTGCGGGGAAAGCTGATTTTATAAAAGAAGTTGAGAAGATTGCGTTGGAATGGTACCGGAAGTTATGA
- a CDS encoding ASCH domain-containing protein — MTVKTITAAELFDKMGAQKELVLVDVRAEEKYNDYHIEHPGGIHIPKIDIFKLAEEPEQTISSLPMNQELIITCTTGNSATKCANILSSRSYDVAVLEGGITAWKEFVSKKSITDLWAEFKQRYPNAPDSYEAWAFGDSTEMADELAKLVLEGKKTATASNYTLYSLENEPLPTAGLHNVILDGDGKAIAIVETTDVTVVPFDEVTEEQAYLEGEGDRSLTYWRDVHETFFAKELEGIGQRFHQKMPVVCEKFKVVYKK; from the coding sequence ATGACGGTTAAAACGATAACAGCTGCAGAACTATTTGATAAGATGGGTGCCCAAAAGGAACTTGTCCTTGTGGATGTACGGGCGGAAGAAAAGTATAACGATTATCATATTGAACATCCAGGCGGAATCCATATTCCCAAAATAGACATCTTCAAGTTGGCCGAGGAGCCTGAACAAACGATCTCTTCATTACCTATGAATCAAGAATTAATTATTACATGCACAACCGGAAATTCTGCAACGAAGTGCGCGAATATCCTTTCCAGTCGTTCGTATGACGTTGCTGTATTAGAAGGTGGGATTACCGCATGGAAAGAATTTGTCAGCAAGAAGTCCATTACTGATCTATGGGCGGAGTTCAAGCAGCGTTATCCGAATGCGCCTGATAGTTACGAGGCGTGGGCATTTGGCGATTCAACAGAGATGGCGGATGAACTGGCCAAGTTGGTTTTAGAAGGGAAGAAAACAGCTACAGCTTCGAATTATACGCTCTATTCGTTGGAAAACGAACCGTTGCCGACAGCAGGGCTTCATAATGTTATTCTGGACGGGGATGGTAAAGCAATTGCCATCGTGGAAACGACGGATGTAACAGTAGTACCATTTGATGAAGTAACCGAAGAACAAGCCTATCTGGAAGGGGAAGGTGATCGTTCATTGACATACTGGCGTGATGTGCACGAGACATTCTTTGCGAAAGAGCTTGAAGGGATCGGTCAACGTTTTCATCAAAAAATGCCTGTTGTATGTGAAAAGTTTAAAGTGGTTTATAAAAAATAG
- a CDS encoding MFS transporter produces MIKRNMSLIVTNQFLTVLADSIFTISIMWYMYDITQSPLSSALITAVGALTSVFISPIIGVLVDRREPKSSMQIGYAVMVVVGVLLALAYLFWLDGVAFSIYVVLIIHNICMTFIGPAKNKLLPRIVGVSRIVKVSGYISSTSQTAYLIGQGISGVLITLMGFVGVMLFHSGVYIIASILLIFVINIAAPREDEETESATAKKSSMVSEFKEGWTVLRNNRPILKLTLLASLMNATTIAGALVVVLVSDHYGGNAFQFGLFGAFAAVAGILIGLVADKVSSFAKPFIVMFITLSISSIAFIFMGITTVLSIGIALYVVMNTLMTVYGILYNALLIVLVEDKFRGRVYTLNGAIATFLMPGFAIAGGVIAEWGVPVNQLFIGAGIWILLLSFYLLFDRDIRGIRKVSGKDAVTGE; encoded by the coding sequence TTGATTAAACGGAATATGTCTTTAATCGTGACAAACCAATTTTTAACAGTGCTTGCAGATAGTATTTTCACGATTTCTATCATGTGGTATATGTACGACATTACACAGTCACCACTATCCTCTGCGCTCATCACAGCAGTCGGCGCATTGACGAGTGTTTTCATTTCACCGATTATCGGTGTGCTCGTTGACCGGAGAGAACCGAAATCGTCCATGCAGATCGGTTATGCCGTGATGGTTGTGGTTGGCGTGTTATTGGCTTTGGCGTATCTTTTTTGGTTGGATGGTGTTGCGTTTTCAATATACGTTGTACTTATTATTCATAACATCTGCATGACGTTCATCGGACCGGCAAAGAACAAACTGCTGCCACGTATTGTCGGTGTCAGTCGAATCGTTAAAGTTAGCGGTTATATATCTTCTACGAGCCAAACGGCTTATCTGATTGGCCAAGGGATTAGCGGCGTTTTGATCACGCTCATGGGGTTTGTCGGTGTCATGCTATTTCATTCGGGGGTGTATATCATCGCCAGCATCCTTCTCATCTTCGTCATTAATATCGCAGCGCCCCGAGAAGATGAAGAAACGGAAAGTGCGACGGCAAAGAAGAGTTCGATGGTCTCTGAATTTAAAGAGGGATGGACAGTTTTACGAAACAATCGCCCCATTTTGAAACTGACTTTATTAGCCTCTTTAATGAACGCAACGACGATTGCAGGTGCATTGGTTGTTGTGTTGGTATCCGATCATTATGGCGGGAATGCATTTCAATTCGGCTTATTCGGAGCATTTGCTGCTGTTGCGGGAATCTTGATTGGATTGGTTGCTGATAAGGTTTCATCCTTTGCAAAACCCTTCATTGTCATGTTTATCACGCTGTCCATTAGCTCTATCGCTTTCATATTTATGGGTATCACAACAGTGTTGTCTATCGGGATTGCCCTCTACGTTGTCATGAACACTCTTATGACGGTGTATGGCATTTTATACAATGCACTTCTCATTGTGCTAGTGGAAGATAAATTTCGGGGACGGGTTTATACGTTGAATGGAGCAATCGCTACATTTCTCATGCCCGGCTTTGCCATTGCGGGAGGCGTCATTGCTGAATGGGGCGTTCCGGTTAATCAATTGTTCATCGGAGCGGGCATATGGATATTGCTGCTGTCGTTCTATTTGTTGTTCGATCGCGATATCCGCGGCATTCGTAAAGTTTCAGGGAAAGATGCGGTTACTGGGGAATAA
- a CDS encoding RNA polymerase alpha subunit C-terminal domain-containing protein, with translation MTAEKVLKVCEKGHTFYKSSECTSCPTCDKENKPESGFLSKLSSPARNALIHEKIDTLQKLSTYTEKEILKLHGIGPASLPTMRSSLEEEGLSFKDY, from the coding sequence TTGACAGCAGAAAAAGTTTTAAAGGTTTGTGAAAAAGGACATACGTTTTACAAAAGCAGTGAATGTACAAGTTGTCCAACCTGTGATAAGGAAAATAAACCTGAAAGTGGCTTCCTTTCGAAACTTAGTTCACCCGCAAGAAATGCATTGATTCACGAGAAGATTGACACTTTGCAAAAACTATCAACGTACACTGAAAAAGAAATACTAAAACTTCATGGGATTGGACCAGCTTCCTTGCCTACTATGAGAAGTTCATTGGAAGAAGAAGGGTTATCGTTTAAAGACTATTGA
- a CDS encoding helix-turn-helix transcriptional regulator — MTHVGENIKRIRTAKKMTITDVANEHVSRGMISLIENGKTQPSIERLQHIARQLNVDIAELVETVPREDMQRILKEAIDLFDEVGNESVVKVAALLKPILNKDPAGYEAARMNELYGRALYHLYIVDIEQYNNIEENNWEVFTKKAIGMYNDLQMEWRVVRCYGFLADIEANRGNYQAAIDIIEQATSRLTVMDSLETRSIYIQLQSLKAFALDSLGQREIAHEQLDEIIEFARENIILGQYYHLLNAKAWRYYDDQKPEKARKYIEECYLFTKILKNESMTLQHEMNQIFIQEFFEGDYEKALDIAKGLEGRAENIRDYPQETINEFIMMTNDLEARVLTRLGRYDEALILFEENRVELNERNLGPTDVATRVLSKSYEALCYLHMGDQEKAEELARYTVDKLHNLPHSSFYHFAREVLTKVVSK; from the coding sequence TTGACACATGTCGGAGAAAACATTAAGCGCATACGGACAGCGAAGAAAATGACGATTACGGATGTGGCGAACGAACATGTATCAAGAGGCATGATTAGTTTGATTGAAAACGGCAAAACACAGCCGTCCATCGAAAGGCTCCAACATATTGCCCGTCAACTGAATGTGGATATAGCGGAATTGGTTGAAACGGTGCCGCGAGAAGACATGCAACGGATTTTGAAAGAGGCAATTGACCTTTTTGATGAAGTCGGAAATGAGTCAGTAGTGAAAGTGGCTGCGTTATTAAAGCCAATTTTGAATAAAGACCCTGCGGGGTATGAAGCCGCACGTATGAATGAATTGTACGGACGGGCTTTATACCATCTGTATATTGTGGACATCGAACAATACAATAATATTGAAGAGAATAATTGGGAGGTATTCACGAAAAAGGCGATTGGCATGTACAACGACTTACAGATGGAGTGGCGGGTTGTACGCTGTTATGGTTTCTTGGCAGATATCGAAGCAAATCGAGGAAATTACCAAGCTGCAATTGACATCATCGAGCAGGCAACTAGTCGTTTGACGGTCATGGACAGCTTAGAGACGAGATCGATTTATATCCAATTGCAATCGTTAAAAGCGTTTGCACTGGATTCACTAGGACAGCGTGAAATTGCGCATGAACAGTTGGATGAAATCATCGAGTTTGCGCGTGAAAACATCATATTGGGTCAGTACTATCACTTGCTTAACGCTAAAGCATGGCGTTATTATGATGATCAGAAACCAGAGAAAGCACGAAAGTATATTGAAGAATGTTATTTATTCACAAAGATCCTTAAAAATGAAAGTATGACACTTCAACATGAAATGAACCAGATCTTCATACAGGAATTCTTTGAAGGGGACTATGAAAAAGCCCTTGATATTGCAAAGGGTTTGGAAGGTAGGGCTGAAAATATAAGGGACTATCCACAAGAGACTATAAATGAATTCATTATGATGACAAATGATTTGGAAGCGAGAGTTTTAACGAGACTTGGACGATATGATGAAGCGCTTATCTTATTTGAAGAAAATCGTGTTGAGCTTAATGAAAGAAACTTAGGCCCGACGGACGTCGCAACAAGGGTCTTGTCCAAAAGCTATGAAGCCCTTTGCTATCTTCACATGGGAGATCAGGAAAAGGCTGAGGAACTTGCAAGGTATACAGTCGATAAGCTTCACAACTTGCCACATTCCTCTTTTTATCATTTTGCACGCGAGGTATTGACGAAGGTTGTGTCGAAGTAA
- a CDS encoding nucleotidyltransferase domain-containing protein, whose product MQAIFLKGSMGRGEHDAHSDIDLYCLVNEEDKEKFLSNRMKHVHAYRDTILMEDIFIVAPQIIAIYDDMLHIDLFTVTKESFVGGDHFDVLYDPENVMDAFLHTQGLTISGEQYRDDVLDVAWFLYQYEQSAARGNDIWSVRMLTNVVNHLGRVLLFRYTPERAALGLKTLERSLPESVVLELEEVMEFITPRKHAQAVKRISELLEQEVEWMQAQFAEDEQIMRFMRLMIGVCGE is encoded by the coding sequence GTGCAGGCGATCTTTTTGAAAGGATCGATGGGGAGAGGCGAGCATGATGCGCATTCGGACATCGATTTGTATTGTTTGGTGAACGAGGAAGATAAAGAGAAGTTTCTTTCCAACCGGATGAAGCATGTACATGCGTACCGAGACACTATTTTAATGGAAGATATTTTCATTGTCGCGCCGCAGATTATTGCCATCTATGACGATATGTTGCATATTGATTTATTCACAGTGACGAAGGAATCGTTTGTTGGTGGGGATCATTTTGACGTGTTGTATGATCCTGAAAATGTGATGGATGCGTTTTTGCATACGCAAGGGCTGACGATTTCTGGGGAGCAATATCGTGATGATGTGTTAGATGTGGCATGGTTTTTGTATCAATATGAACAGTCAGCTGCACGGGGAAATGACATTTGGTCGGTGCGGATGTTGACGAATGTTGTCAATCATCTCGGACGGGTTTTGTTATTCCGTTATACTCCGGAACGTGCAGCGCTTGGATTGAAGACACTTGAACGTTCATTGCCGGAATCAGTTGTGCTGGAACTCGAGGAGGTTATGGAATTCATTACTCCTCGGAAACATGCCCAGGCAGTGAAGCGGATCAGTGAATTGTTGGAACAAGAAGTTGAGTGGATGCAGGCGCAGTTTGCGGAAGATGAGCAGATTATGCGGTTTATGCGGTTGATGATTGGTGTCTGTGGAGAGTAA
- a CDS encoding MFS transporter, with the protein MRKNDFIYILSTIVVSLGGTAYAFAISYFILQETGSSVYFSINTAILSIGAILSLPISGVFVDSMNRKKIVITFEALSAVTLLFLAIYISVFGFHIYVLFFITAIRSVITPVISNAFEASLTQLFDKEHIQQTIGKIATYRTTILLLGPVIAGVLYGFLTLEAMIFLFLIMQLISLVSNFFLKFSEVTLADAPSVKLDSWFTSFGSRLIAGYHYVVNSHTLKQLLILSMIINAVGAASFGILPDTIMIKELHFEPYQVGVVSAIFGIGSLIGSLMLSKMKIQNPFAIVKYAFIIVAILLLGFTLPVYVEMITFFSMIYLGFIGLSMALVFQFISIPMSSFMQKTIPDDYKGRVFSINGTLSMVLMPIGTLIYGFLYQRGIYFPVNLFSAIIIIVTVVLTLNTFTLTKSAEEYTR; encoded by the coding sequence ATGAGAAAAAACGATTTTATTTATATACTAAGCACGATCGTCGTGTCTCTAGGCGGTACTGCATACGCTTTTGCTATTTCGTACTTTATATTACAGGAGACGGGATCGTCTGTTTATTTTTCGATCAATACTGCAATTTTGAGCATTGGTGCTATCCTTTCATTGCCGATATCCGGGGTTTTTGTCGATAGTATGAACCGGAAGAAGATTGTCATAACGTTTGAGGCACTCTCTGCTGTGACGTTATTATTTCTCGCTATCTATATAAGTGTTTTCGGTTTCCATATTTATGTCCTATTCTTCATTACTGCGATTCGGTCTGTCATTACACCCGTCATTTCAAATGCCTTCGAAGCCAGTTTGACACAGCTCTTTGATAAAGAACATATTCAACAGACGATTGGAAAAATCGCCACATATCGAACGACAATTCTTTTGTTAGGGCCCGTAATTGCGGGTGTTCTCTATGGATTTTTAACATTAGAAGCGATGATTTTCTTATTTCTCATCATGCAACTGATTTCTTTAGTCTCCAATTTCTTTTTAAAGTTTAGCGAGGTTACGCTTGCAGATGCCCCTTCCGTGAAATTGGACAGTTGGTTTACAAGTTTTGGAAGTAGACTGATTGCTGGCTATCACTATGTCGTTAACTCCCATACATTGAAGCAACTATTAATCTTATCGATGATTATCAACGCTGTAGGTGCCGCCAGTTTCGGGATTCTGCCAGACACGATTATGATTAAAGAACTCCATTTCGAGCCCTATCAAGTTGGAGTTGTTAGTGCAATTTTTGGCATTGGATCACTCATAGGCAGTTTGATGCTATCCAAAATGAAGATTCAGAACCCCTTTGCGATTGTTAAGTATGCGTTCATCATTGTTGCGATTTTGTTACTTGGATTCACGTTGCCTGTCTATGTTGAAATGATTACCTTTTTCTCGATGATTTATCTCGGTTTTATTGGGTTATCGATGGCGCTAGTCTTTCAATTTATATCGATTCCTATGTCGTCTTTCATGCAAAAAACGATTCCTGATGACTATAAAGGAAGGGTCTTTTCGATAAATGGCACATTATCCATGGTGCTTATGCCGATTGGAACGCTTATCTATGGGTTTTTATATCAACGCGGGATTTACTTCCCAGTCAACTTGTTTTCCGCAATCATTATTATCGTGACGGTCGTTCTGACGTTGAATACATTCACACTAACGAAGAGTGCGGAGGAATATACTAGATGA
- a CDS encoding glycine betaine ABC transporter substrate-binding protein, with protein MRKHILAILSAAMVTVLLSGCIFIEKDSLILGSRNNTESIILSHVMGQLIEDKTDIQVLYKENLGGSNVVWNAMINDKIDVIPDYTGTIVVNYYHEEPGDADETLELTRRLVGEDGIIAFDTFGFNNTYTLALWEDRAEELGIVTFSDFAKHSDDFILGAVFEFIDRPDGLPGFSKEYDLTFKDVKGMDHGIMYRSINANEVDVINSYTTDGQLQEFDLRVLEDDKSYFPPYHALPLVREETLKEYPEIEEVLESLAGMIDEEAMQKMNGKVDNDGMMVEQVAHDFLVESGLIEEE; from the coding sequence ATGAGGAAACACATTCTCGCCATCCTATCGGCTGCAATGGTTACAGTTTTGCTGAGCGGTTGTATTTTCATCGAAAAAGACTCGCTAATTCTCGGTTCCCGCAACAACACCGAGAGCATCATCTTGTCGCATGTGATGGGACAGCTGATTGAGGATAAAACAGATATCCAAGTACTGTATAAAGAAAATCTCGGTGGTTCCAACGTTGTGTGGAACGCCATGATCAACGATAAAATCGATGTCATCCCAGATTACACCGGGACGATTGTCGTCAACTATTACCATGAAGAACCCGGAGATGCGGATGAGACGCTTGAGTTGACCCGCCGTCTCGTCGGTGAAGACGGCATCATCGCCTTCGACACATTCGGTTTCAACAACACGTACACATTAGCTTTATGGGAAGATCGAGCGGAAGAACTTGGCATCGTCACATTTAGCGACTTTGCGAAGCATTCCGATGATTTCATACTCGGTGCGGTCTTCGAGTTCATCGACCGTCCAGATGGTTTGCCAGGCTTCTCAAAAGAATACGATTTGACATTCAAAGACGTCAAAGGGATGGACCACGGCATCATGTACCGATCCATCAACGCGAATGAAGTCGACGTCATTAACTCGTACACGACAGACGGCCAGTTGCAGGAATTCGATTTGCGCGTCCTAGAAGACGACAAATCGTACTTCCCTCCTTACCACGCCCTCCCGCTCGTACGCGAGGAAACGTTGAAGGAATACCCTGAAATCGAAGAAGTCCTCGAATCCCTCGCAGGTATGATCGACGAGGAAGCGATGCAGAAAATGAACGGAAAAGTCGACAACGACGGCATGATGGTCGAACAAGTCGCACATGACTTTTTAGTGGAAAGTGGATTGATTGAGGAGGAGTGA
- a CDS encoding uracil-DNA glycosylase: MTSFCPEIWPEDTTPAIELDCQDCGLYQQGTRMIWGEGNPKAPIMVILDNPGAREDREGNTMVCGTRQTLQQAVHEVGLSKDQIYVTYILKRRPVRAYDKEQTRDICMHRHLDEQLKLQKPALILCLGNVAVQSFFENTEVDVKSLRGSWHEVKGYQTTVAYHPLAIRRRPNLYTLFLEDFTFVADKLVNNKYTF, encoded by the coding sequence TTGACATCATTTTGTCCAGAAATATGGCCGGAAGATACAACTCCGGCAATTGAATTAGATTGCCAAGATTGCGGACTGTATCAACAAGGAACACGAATGATTTGGGGAGAAGGAAATCCGAAGGCGCCAATCATGGTGATTCTAGATAATCCTGGTGCCAGAGAAGATCGTGAAGGAAATACGATGGTGTGTGGTACGCGGCAGACATTGCAGCAGGCCGTTCATGAAGTAGGTTTAAGTAAAGACCAAATCTATGTAACGTATATTTTAAAAAGAAGACCCGTGCGTGCGTATGATAAAGAACAAACCCGTGATATTTGCATGCATCGCCATCTGGATGAACAACTCAAACTACAAAAACCCGCACTAATTTTATGCTTAGGCAATGTAGCTGTACAATCCTTTTTCGAAAACACCGAAGTGGATGTAAAAAGTTTACGCGGTAGTTGGCATGAAGTAAAAGGCTATCAAACAACAGTTGCCTATCATCCACTAGCCATTCGCCGCCGTCCAAATTTATATACGTTATTCTTAGAAGACTTCACATTCGTTGCGGATAAATTAGTGAATAACAAATACACGTTTTAG
- a CDS encoding nuclease-related domain-containing protein, whose translation MFIYKKRSAPSMLASLDAGVRRLSDTHEMMPILSVKYAAVQAGFGGEQELDKVFERYSFSMKYGVFHDMSLMSSTYFQVDTLLVTPWFAVLFEVKNISGELMVTANPPQLIRKSDSGKVSGFKSPLAQLESNCELFQDWLTSRGISLPVYGAVVLAYAKQRIDVFDTDVPILFPHAVPTFIRKIPTGSPLLDEKTFSRLLADLSTSHRPYIPSPISSMYKIPKNDFRTGVICPACGRFGMEKYMGGWRCLACGGASRTAHEQAIRDWFHLFGGEMSNGDCREFLHVNRQQTAHRLLVSMELETSGTYRDRVYCMPNRGT comes from the coding sequence GTGTTCATTTACAAAAAAAGAAGTGCGCCGTCAATGTTGGCGAGTTTGGATGCAGGTGTGCGACGTTTGTCGGATACCCATGAAATGATGCCGATTTTGTCGGTGAAGTATGCTGCTGTTCAAGCTGGCTTTGGTGGTGAACAGGAGTTGGACAAGGTTTTTGAAAGGTATTCATTTTCAATGAAGTATGGCGTTTTTCACGATATGTCTCTTATGTCGAGTACGTACTTTCAAGTGGATACGTTGTTGGTGACGCCATGGTTTGCGGTTTTATTCGAAGTGAAGAATATTTCAGGTGAGCTTATGGTGACGGCAAATCCACCGCAGCTGATCCGCAAGTCCGATTCTGGCAAAGTGAGCGGCTTTAAAAGTCCACTTGCGCAATTGGAAAGCAACTGCGAGTTGTTTCAGGATTGGTTGACTAGTAGGGGCATTTCACTTCCTGTGTACGGCGCGGTTGTGCTTGCCTATGCAAAACAGCGAATTGACGTGTTCGACACGGACGTCCCGATTTTATTTCCCCATGCAGTCCCCACTTTTATCCGCAAAATCCCTACAGGATCCCCGTTGTTGGATGAAAAGACCTTTTCCAGGTTGTTGGCTGATCTGAGTACTAGTCATCGGCCATACATTCCATCACCTATTAGCAGTATGTACAAAATTCCGAAGAATGATTTTCGCACGGGCGTGATATGTCCGGCATGTGGTCGGTTTGGGATGGAGAAGTATATGGGTGGATGGCGCTGTTTGGCTTGCGGGGGGGCAAGTCGAACCGCGCATGAACAAGCCATTCGCGATTGGTTTCATTTGTTTGGAGGCGAGATGTCGAATGGGGATTGCAGGGAGTTTCTGCATGTGAATCGGCAGCAAACTGCGCATCGGTTGTTGGTGTCGATGGAGTTGGAGACGAGCGGGACTTATAGAGATAGAGTCTATTGTATGCCAAATCGAGGAACATGA
- a CDS encoding ABC transporter permease produces MNNLSIWQQLSQQLQMRWGEVLEATSVHIQLVFFSMLIAIVLGVSLGILVTRVPKLSTLVLGGAGVMQTIPSLALLGFMIPIFGIGVKTAIAALFLYSLLPIIRNTYTGINDVDPATREAAKGMGMTSFQILFKVELPLAIPVIMAGIRTAAVINVGNATLAAFIGAGGLGDFIFLGITRGIDGLILLGAIPAALLAIVLELFFGGVERWTTPKGLKAE; encoded by the coding sequence ATGAATAATTTATCAATTTGGCAACAACTATCACAACAACTACAAATGCGCTGGGGAGAAGTGTTGGAAGCGACATCCGTGCATATCCAACTTGTTTTCTTCTCCATGCTCATTGCTATCGTACTCGGCGTGTCACTTGGGATACTCGTTACACGTGTACCTAAATTATCGACATTAGTGCTAGGTGGAGCCGGTGTTATGCAAACGATTCCAAGTCTTGCATTACTCGGTTTCATGATTCCGATATTTGGAATTGGCGTTAAAACGGCGATCGCCGCGCTATTCCTCTATTCACTCTTGCCGATTATTCGGAATACGTATACCGGCATCAATGATGTAGACCCTGCAACCCGCGAAGCGGCAAAAGGGATGGGCATGACGAGTTTCCAGATTTTATTCAAAGTCGAATTGCCGCTTGCGATTCCAGTCATCATGGCCGGAATTCGAACAGCCGCAGTCATTAACGTCGGTAACGCAACACTTGCTGCATTCATCGGTGCTGGTGGCTTAGGGGACTTCATCTTCCTCGGTATTACTCGTGGAATTGATGGTTTAATCTTGCTAGGTGCAATCCCGGCAGCTTTATTAGCCATCGTTCTCGAATTGTTCTTCGGCGGCGTTGAACGCTGGACGACACCGAAAGGACTGAAAGCCGAATGA